In Meleagris gallopavo isolate NT-WF06-2002-E0010 breed Aviagen turkey brand Nicholas breeding stock chromosome 2, Turkey_5.1, whole genome shotgun sequence, the following are encoded in one genomic region:
- the MRPL19 gene encoding 39S ribosomal protein L19, mitochondrial codes for MAAACGRALLRGARPGRWFSSSTCRMSSDGESTKFQPPPKPIIIDKQRQREERRFLSPEFIPPRGRTDPLKFYIERKDMVQRRKVFNIPEFYVGSILAVTTADPYADGKTNRFVGICIQRGGRGLGATFVLRNVIEDQGVEICYELYSPRIQEITVLKLEKRLDDNLMYLRDALPEYSTFDMNMKPVPHLDHEEIPVNKVGV; via the exons ATGGCGGCCGCCTGCGGGAGAGCGCTGCTGCGGGGCGCCCGGCCCGGCC GGTGGTTTTCTTCCTCGACGTGTCGAATGAGCAGCGACGGAGAGTCCACAAAATTCCAGCCGCCCCCGAAGCCCATCATTATTGACAAGCAGAggcagagagaggagaggag GTTTTTGAGCCCTGAATTTATACCTCCCAGAGGAAGAACAGATCCTCTGAAATTCTATATAGAAAGAAAGGATATGGTACAGAGACGAAAAGTCTTCAACATCCCCGAGTTCTATGTTG GCAGTATACTTGCTGTTACTACTGCAGATCCGTATGCTGATGGCAAAACCAACCGGTTTGTAGGGatctgcattcaaagaggaggaagagggctTGGTGCTACCTTTGTGCTTCGGAATGTGATAGAAGACCAAG GTGTTGAAATTTGTTATGAACTGTACAGTCCTCGGATCCAGGAAATCACGGTTCTGAAGCTGGAAAAAAGGCTGGATGACAACCTGATGTACCTGAGAGATGCCCTTCCTGAATACAGTACTTTTGATATGAATATGAAACCTGTGCCTCATTTAGACCATGAAGAAATTCCTGTAAACAAGGTAGGAGTTTAA